Proteins encoded together in one Planctopirus ephydatiae window:
- a CDS encoding efflux RND transporter permease subunit: MTIWELCIRRPIFTTMLVSAPVILGLAAYPRLGVELFPNVDVPMVTITTTLRGASVEEMETGVTKPIEEIVNTVAGIDELKSTTKEGSSQVVIGFDLDKNGDIAAQEVDAKVRTILSQLPEGTDAPIIDKFAVDATPVLTVAISGKRDEREITEIARRQVKEILETVPGVGSVAMVGSRQRAINIWIDPDRLQKLPNLTIEDVRLALLRENQEQPGGRVDRGTSEVVLRTMARMATPQEFESLIIANRGGQPVRISDVGRVEDSIEEPRGLSRLWTRSADGKNVSQAGDAAVSLIIQKQSGTNTVKVVHEIKERIAELQGLLPSDIQLKIIRDQSRFIENSMHEVQVHLVLAAVLVSLTILLFMRDWRTTLIAALSIPTSMVATFAFMDFMGFTVNNITMLGLILAVGIVVDDAVVVHENIFRHMQEYQLSAMEAARSATAEIALAVVATTMSLLVIFLPVIFMGGIVGRFFSSFGYVVGFSILMSMLISFTMTPMLCSRFLKLETGHHGEGGWFWQRIVAAYVAILRWSMRHRWVIVASSILVLFSTPVLFVAVGKDFVPKDDQSEFEVSVNLPEDYTLQRADEVLTELDLRIRQLPGITDSFITIGDTTGRITKGQGEVNKATIYYRILPIAERDYSQFDVMSDARKLLVQYPDLRAAVQDVAVIQATGIRQVAIDLNLRGPDMAKLQEYSDRIIAWMKERRHYVDVDTSLSFRKPELRVIPLRERASELGVSVAAISTTGNVLVGGLPVSKYKEADQQYDVWLRAERDHRSSAAEIGRLTVPSTKTSTGVVELANVARFEDAFGPSTIERFSRQRQVVVMANLEGFALGKAVDELTAFVKSMDLPADYRWEFIGQARDMSDAMGYFFIAFILSIIFMYMILAAQFESFIHPITILLSLPLTIPFAILSLILLGTNLDIYAMFGLFMLFGIVKKNGILQVDYTNVLRAQGMPRDEAIIEANRTRLRPIMMTTVMLVAAMIPMALGEGPGAAARAGMAKVILGGQALSLLLTLLLTPVAYSIWDDLAILSARWWAMGSPKPLKTPDLVSDPAEKFGTSFPV; the protein is encoded by the coding sequence CCTATCCCAGATTGGGGGTGGAACTGTTTCCGAATGTCGATGTCCCGATGGTCACGATCACCACGACACTTCGCGGAGCGAGCGTGGAAGAGATGGAGACCGGGGTCACCAAGCCCATTGAGGAGATTGTCAATACGGTCGCCGGCATCGATGAGTTGAAATCGACGACGAAGGAAGGCTCTTCTCAAGTCGTGATTGGCTTTGATCTCGACAAAAATGGCGATATTGCTGCCCAGGAAGTCGATGCGAAAGTTCGCACGATTCTGTCGCAATTGCCCGAAGGAACGGACGCCCCGATTATTGACAAGTTTGCCGTTGATGCGACACCTGTGCTGACGGTCGCAATTTCTGGCAAACGCGATGAGCGAGAAATCACCGAGATTGCCCGCCGGCAGGTGAAGGAAATCCTGGAGACGGTGCCGGGAGTGGGCTCTGTGGCGATGGTGGGGAGCCGACAGCGAGCGATCAATATCTGGATTGACCCTGATCGATTGCAGAAGCTCCCGAACCTGACGATCGAAGATGTGCGACTGGCTTTGCTGCGTGAAAATCAGGAACAACCCGGGGGGCGTGTTGATCGCGGAACAAGCGAAGTCGTCTTGAGAACCATGGCCCGCATGGCCACTCCCCAGGAGTTTGAGAGCTTGATCATCGCCAATCGCGGTGGGCAGCCTGTTCGCATCAGCGATGTGGGGCGTGTGGAAGATTCCATCGAAGAACCACGGGGCTTAAGTCGGCTGTGGACGCGATCTGCCGATGGGAAAAATGTTTCCCAAGCGGGCGATGCTGCCGTCAGCCTGATCATTCAGAAACAATCGGGCACGAACACGGTCAAGGTCGTGCATGAGATCAAAGAACGAATTGCTGAACTGCAGGGCCTTTTGCCCTCGGATATCCAGCTCAAGATTATTCGTGATCAGTCTCGGTTTATTGAAAACTCGATGCACGAAGTGCAGGTGCATCTGGTTCTGGCGGCGGTTCTGGTCAGCCTGACAATCTTGCTCTTTATGCGCGACTGGCGAACGACCTTGATTGCCGCACTCTCGATTCCGACTTCGATGGTGGCGACATTTGCCTTCATGGATTTTATGGGTTTTACCGTCAACAACATCACGATGCTGGGGTTAATTCTCGCAGTCGGAATTGTGGTCGATGATGCGGTCGTCGTTCACGAGAACATTTTTCGCCATATGCAGGAATATCAACTCTCAGCAATGGAGGCGGCTCGATCAGCCACCGCAGAGATTGCACTGGCTGTCGTCGCGACAACGATGTCGCTGCTGGTGATCTTTCTCCCGGTGATCTTTATGGGCGGGATCGTGGGGCGATTCTTCTCCAGCTTCGGATATGTGGTGGGCTTCTCCATTCTCATGAGTATGCTCATTTCATTCACGATGACACCGATGCTCTGCTCACGCTTTTTGAAGCTGGAAACCGGTCATCATGGAGAAGGCGGCTGGTTCTGGCAAAGGATTGTGGCTGCTTATGTGGCGATTCTCCGCTGGTCGATGAGACATCGCTGGGTGATTGTGGCCTCTTCCATCCTCGTTCTCTTTTCGACACCAGTCCTCTTTGTGGCGGTGGGGAAAGATTTTGTGCCCAAAGATGACCAGAGTGAGTTCGAAGTATCGGTCAATCTTCCAGAAGACTATACGCTGCAGCGGGCTGATGAAGTCCTGACTGAACTCGACCTGCGCATTCGTCAACTGCCGGGAATCACCGATTCGTTCATCACAATTGGCGATACGACCGGGCGGATTACCAAAGGCCAGGGAGAGGTCAATAAAGCAACGATTTACTATCGAATTCTGCCCATTGCCGAGCGAGATTATTCTCAGTTCGATGTGATGAGTGATGCCCGAAAACTGCTGGTTCAATACCCGGATTTGCGCGCTGCGGTGCAGGATGTGGCGGTCATTCAGGCGACGGGAATCCGGCAGGTGGCCATTGACTTGAATCTGCGTGGCCCGGACATGGCGAAGCTGCAGGAGTATTCTGATCGCATCATCGCCTGGATGAAAGAGCGCAGGCATTATGTCGATGTGGATACCAGCCTTTCCTTTCGTAAGCCCGAACTTCGTGTGATTCCACTCCGAGAACGGGCTTCGGAACTGGGTGTCTCTGTGGCGGCAATCTCGACCACAGGGAACGTCCTCGTCGGTGGCCTGCCTGTTTCCAAGTATAAAGAAGCCGATCAGCAATACGATGTCTGGCTGAGAGCCGAGCGGGACCATCGCTCCAGCGCTGCGGAAATTGGGCGATTGACTGTTCCTTCCACCAAGACTTCGACAGGTGTTGTCGAACTGGCGAATGTCGCCCGGTTTGAAGATGCGTTTGGCCCCAGCACCATTGAACGATTTTCCCGTCAGCGGCAAGTCGTGGTCATGGCGAACCTTGAAGGTTTCGCACTGGGTAAAGCGGTGGATGAATTGACGGCATTCGTGAAATCGATGGATCTGCCAGCTGATTATCGCTGGGAGTTTATTGGTCAGGCGCGTGATATGAGCGACGCGATGGGATACTTCTTTATTGCGTTTATCCTCTCGATTATCTTTATGTATATGATTCTGGCAGCTCAATTCGAAAGCTTTATCCACCCGATTACAATTTTGCTATCACTTCCGCTCACAATCCCGTTTGCGATTCTTTCTTTGATACTGTTAGGGACAAACCTGGATATCTACGCGATGTTTGGTTTGTTCATGCTCTTTGGAATTGTCAAGAAAAACGGGATTCTCCAGGTGGACTATACCAACGTGCTGAGAGCACAGGGTATGCCACGCGATGAAGCGATCATTGAGGCGAATCGAACGCGGCTGCGTCCGATCATGATGACGACCGTGATGCTGGTGGCCGCGATGATTCCGATGGCTCTAGGGGAAGGCCCGGGAGCTGCCGCTCGAGCCGGGATGGCGAAAGTCATTTTGGGAGGTCAGGCTTTGTCGCTATTGTTGACGTTGCTGCTGACCCCTGTGGCCTACTCGATCTGGGATGATCTGGCGATTCTGTCGGCACGGTGGTGGGCCATGGGATCCCCCAAACCATTGAAGACGCCCGATCTTGTCAGCGATCCAGCGGAAAAGTTTGGCACCTCATTCCCTGTCTGA
- a CDS encoding CoA-binding protein codes for MTKPQPTVAIVGASADRTKYGNKSLRAHLAQGFQVFPVNPKGGEIEGLKVYSKLSELPGPVDRVSMYVPPTVGLSMIDEIARLKPQELWLNPGSESDELYEKATALGLNVIIACSIIDIGTTPLAFGDA; via the coding sequence ATGACCAAGCCCCAGCCGACTGTCGCCATTGTTGGAGCGAGTGCTGACCGCACGAAGTATGGCAACAAGTCACTCCGCGCCCATCTGGCACAGGGTTTTCAGGTATTTCCCGTCAATCCGAAAGGTGGCGAGATTGAGGGTCTGAAGGTGTATTCGAAGCTGAGTGAGTTACCCGGGCCTGTTGATCGAGTTTCTATGTATGTCCCGCCAACTGTCGGGCTTTCGATGATCGACGAAATCGCCCGGCTCAAGCCTCAGGAATTATGGCTCAATCCCGGGAGTGAAAGTGACGAACTCTACGAGAAAGCCACCGCGTTAGGCCTGAATGTCATCATCGCCTGCAGCATTATCGACATCGGCACCACACCTTTGGCGTTTGGCGATGCATGA
- a CDS encoding putative metallopeptidase gives MKGASFDFCQAIRRLCDDLTIRLPEFRHIDMDQVAIGFAQARRSVPYGLQAKLTPMRFENGNLVTRRGRHSWTIRRLFAGEQEILYILTFYLPRFQEQTFREKLITICHELYHISADFNGDIRRLGGRYHVHSHSQNEYDRQMGEFVDQYLKLNPPKELCHFLNFNFRQLEQEYGSVVGLKIPIPKMLRIPDLRTA, from the coding sequence GTGAAGGGTGCTTCTTTCGATTTCTGCCAAGCCATCAGGCGACTCTGTGATGATCTCACGATTCGGCTGCCAGAGTTTCGGCATATCGATATGGATCAGGTGGCCATTGGTTTTGCTCAAGCCAGGCGGAGTGTGCCTTATGGCCTGCAGGCCAAACTCACACCGATGCGGTTTGAGAATGGCAACCTCGTCACTCGACGCGGGCGGCACAGCTGGACAATTCGCCGTCTCTTCGCGGGCGAACAGGAAATCCTTTACATTCTTACGTTCTATCTGCCCCGTTTTCAGGAGCAGACATTCCGTGAGAAACTGATCACCATCTGCCACGAACTGTATCACATCAGTGCTGACTTTAACGGGGACATCCGCCGGTTAGGTGGTCGTTATCATGTGCATAGCCATAGCCAGAATGAATATGACCGTCAGATGGGCGAGTTTGTCGATCAGTATCTGAAGCTCAATCCCCCGAAAGAGCTTTGCCACTTCCTGAATTTCAATTTTCGACAGCTCGAACAGGAGTATGGCTCAGTCGTCGGACTCAAGATTCCCATTCCCAAAATGCTGAGAATTCCCGACCTGCGCACAGCATGA
- a CDS encoding adenosine kinase: MKFDVYGVGNAITDIQARISDELLEKIGFTKGVMTLVESEKQGHVLASLEGHPVNRCAGGSASNTIAGIADFGGTAAYAGKLADDEIGRFWLSDMQALGVTVDTPLGTGVSGTSVILITEDAQRTMLTHLGISATLGPEDLSEEQIAASQYVYVEGYLFTGESTRAAAYRAIELAKKHNVKVAFTVSDPFLIHLFRDEFLKLIAGPVDLLFCNLEEARSLTGKTEPVDCAQQLHHLAADVALTLGGDGSLILRDNQVIPIEATPVRPIDTTGAGDMYAAGILYGLTNGLSYRQAGHLASQAAGRVVSQLGARLSRKFTPQEVARFASL; this comes from the coding sequence ATGAAATTTGATGTTTACGGTGTGGGCAATGCGATCACAGATATCCAGGCCCGAATCTCGGATGAACTACTGGAAAAAATCGGCTTTACCAAAGGGGTGATGACGCTGGTCGAATCCGAGAAACAGGGCCATGTCCTGGCGAGTCTGGAAGGTCATCCGGTGAATCGCTGTGCGGGTGGTTCCGCATCGAACACGATTGCTGGTATCGCCGATTTTGGCGGAACTGCGGCTTATGCCGGCAAACTGGCTGATGATGAGATCGGCCGCTTCTGGCTGAGTGACATGCAGGCCTTGGGAGTGACTGTGGACACACCGCTTGGCACGGGTGTTTCGGGGACGTCGGTCATTCTGATTACAGAAGATGCCCAGCGGACTATGCTCACTCACCTGGGAATTTCGGCCACGCTTGGGCCTGAAGACCTGAGTGAAGAACAGATTGCGGCATCGCAATACGTCTATGTCGAGGGGTATCTGTTCACGGGGGAAAGTACACGAGCTGCCGCTTACCGAGCGATCGAACTGGCGAAGAAGCACAATGTGAAAGTGGCATTCACAGTTTCCGATCCGTTTTTGATTCATCTTTTCCGTGATGAGTTCCTCAAGTTAATCGCAGGCCCGGTGGACCTCTTATTCTGCAATCTCGAAGAAGCGCGCAGTCTCACTGGGAAGACCGAGCCTGTCGATTGTGCCCAGCAACTGCATCATCTGGCGGCTGATGTGGCACTCACACTGGGTGGCGATGGATCACTGATTTTGCGGGACAATCAGGTGATTCCTATTGAAGCGACTCCCGTTCGCCCGATTGATACGACAGGGGCCGGCGATATGTATGCGGCTGGCATCCTGTATGGATTGACCAATGGTCTTTCGTATCGGCAGGCTGGCCATCTGGCTTCGCAGGCCGCTGGTCGAGTGGTCTCACAACTGGGGGCACGATTGTCGCGTAAATTCACACCTCAAGAAGTAGCTCGCTTTGCCAGCCTGTAG
- a CDS encoding HD-GYP domain-containing protein, with translation MITASAPEAAPTDEDQTREVSIDDLIVGRPLTYPVNDTRGRLLLAAGQELTRLAKRRLKSLGVHRVCAHAADSMIQNLNQIELRSASSLASHDEISAKLDHVVEQGLFQIQNSGPAVRDRVRQHGATSFDRELQKDVSELRSETQAELSNLVKEALQGRNDTGGAVAQMAAQFLAQSTEDTDCVLSVVLEAAKKPDLADHALKMAVLAMAIGIEMGLDEDNSRRLCVTGLVCDWGMYKLPDELLNADRILSVGDHLQIQKHSQYTAEILDRTTGLPSQTAVIAYQVHERPNGRGYPKQRTSERINICSRILNVADTYTALTSPRAWRPALTPYAAMETILRMARTRDVDPDVTRSLLKVMSLFPIGSLVALNDGSVAQVIRRNGNQYDRPIIEVVQTADGQPVPLENRVAIDLMMSPLEVVQAIATPGSEEETWCEPYVLINRTLR, from the coding sequence GTGATTACGGCCTCAGCCCCCGAAGCCGCCCCGACCGATGAAGACCAGACACGGGAAGTCTCGATTGACGACCTGATCGTCGGAAGGCCACTTACCTATCCTGTGAATGACACACGGGGAAGGCTGCTTCTGGCAGCCGGTCAGGAACTGACAAGATTGGCCAAACGTCGGCTGAAAAGCCTGGGTGTTCATCGTGTCTGTGCCCATGCTGCGGATTCCATGATTCAAAATCTGAATCAGATCGAACTCCGTTCTGCTTCGAGCCTGGCCAGCCACGATGAAATTTCCGCCAAGCTGGATCATGTCGTCGAGCAGGGTCTCTTTCAGATCCAGAACAGCGGGCCTGCGGTTCGCGATCGAGTGCGTCAGCATGGGGCGACATCGTTTGATCGAGAACTTCAAAAAGATGTTTCGGAGCTTCGCAGCGAAACCCAGGCTGAACTTTCCAATCTGGTGAAAGAGGCACTCCAGGGACGCAATGATACCGGTGGTGCCGTCGCTCAGATGGCCGCTCAATTTCTGGCTCAATCGACCGAAGACACCGATTGCGTGCTCTCGGTAGTGCTGGAAGCTGCCAAGAAGCCCGATCTTGCCGACCATGCATTGAAAATGGCAGTTCTCGCCATGGCGATTGGTATCGAGATGGGACTGGACGAAGATAACAGCCGCCGACTTTGCGTTACGGGTCTGGTTTGCGATTGGGGCATGTACAAACTCCCCGACGAACTGCTCAACGCCGATCGCATCCTGAGTGTGGGTGATCATCTGCAAATCCAGAAACATTCTCAGTACACAGCAGAGATTCTGGACCGCACGACAGGGTTGCCCAGTCAGACAGCCGTCATCGCCTATCAGGTTCACGAGCGGCCGAATGGTCGTGGTTATCCCAAACAGCGCACCAGCGAACGAATCAACATCTGCTCCCGAATTTTGAATGTCGCCGACACTTACACGGCACTCACCTCACCCCGTGCCTGGCGACCGGCATTAACACCGTATGCAGCGATGGAAACCATCCTGAGGATGGCTCGAACTCGTGATGTCGATCCCGATGTGACACGCTCTCTGCTCAAGGTCATGTCGCTCTTTCCGATCGGGAGTCTGGTGGCACTCAATGATGGGAGCGTTGCGCAGGTGATTCGCCGGAATGGGAATCAATATGACCGGCCGATCATCGAAGTCGTACAGACTGCCGACGGGCAGCCTGTGCCGCTGGAAAACCGGGTCGCGATCGATTTAATGATGAGTCCACTCGAAGTCGTTCAGGCGATCGCAACACCGGGCTCAGAGGAAGAAACGTGGTGTGAGCCCTATGTGTTGATTAACAGGACGCTGCGTTAA
- a CDS encoding ArnT family glycosyltransferase: MNLTVQCSPAGGQTSQMRRFPEWLLEWPLYLLLAIVGIVYFSRIEYPPLRGEETRRALVAINMQTSGDWVVPRMQGTPYFMSSRPPVHNWMIAGSMAVRGSEDITSIRLPCLLAVALLSIILYGYARQSLSRVGAFATGLAYVTMIQVMELGRTGETDLPFTLFLSAALLFWHTGWQKQWSAWIIWPVAYLLLTGAIMTKGPQAPVYFAATIGLYLLINGRARFALSWAHVSGIALCASLIAMWLVPFYLQLGVPGLRHVFTGDVVLYGGDRTIFTYLKHLTEFPISLVVGCWAPWSLLLINLCSKPWRQRMAPYHQVMLFAGLALVTSFPTVWLITGTRTRFLMSVYPLAAVLIGVTIETLYQWVKASKAVEPSLASTSSSRQDNLSDNPAPILPLSRFIGTFAILAWIAGGVMAVLTVATEFSLPLGNLSVPPVYGVFLMMAAALLGRTMWVCRSTTTEARCIQGLAALGLFVGGTFVTAVVDDYTRRSSRIDLAVEKLLKDLPEGAELVSLGEVHHNFEYQYYRRTGRFIRRIDPVPDQPRSISSSVESAAGAASINKNQRSITSRFSPEQLSGLTYLCTSYPRYLESDYLPVACEQVCVVACGRFLGKDPDMGVVVARLPVEHQLAESQKSTDLSVETPEGLQRSGAISEPGTILPVSATQESIPR; this comes from the coding sequence ATGAACCTTACTGTTCAATGCTCCCCTGCTGGTGGTCAAACCAGTCAGATGCGTCGCTTTCCTGAGTGGCTATTGGAATGGCCTTTGTATCTGCTGCTGGCGATCGTCGGGATCGTCTACTTCAGTCGCATTGAGTATCCCCCGCTGCGTGGTGAAGAAACCCGCCGCGCGCTGGTGGCGATCAACATGCAGACTTCGGGCGACTGGGTTGTTCCCCGCATGCAGGGAACACCCTATTTTATGAGCAGCCGCCCGCCCGTTCATAACTGGATGATCGCCGGCAGTATGGCTGTGAGAGGTTCCGAAGACATCACATCGATTCGGCTGCCTTGCCTGCTCGCGGTCGCATTGCTTTCGATCATTTTATACGGGTACGCCCGGCAATCGTTATCGCGTGTCGGTGCTTTCGCGACTGGGCTGGCTTATGTCACCATGATTCAAGTCATGGAACTGGGCCGCACGGGAGAGACAGATCTTCCTTTCACGTTGTTTCTCTCAGCGGCTCTGCTGTTCTGGCACACTGGCTGGCAGAAACAATGGTCGGCATGGATCATCTGGCCCGTGGCTTACTTACTGCTGACTGGCGCCATCATGACCAAAGGCCCACAAGCTCCTGTCTACTTCGCCGCGACCATCGGGCTGTATCTGCTGATCAATGGCCGTGCCCGATTCGCACTCTCCTGGGCCCATGTATCTGGCATTGCTCTATGTGCCAGCCTGATTGCAATGTGGCTCGTGCCTTTCTACCTGCAATTAGGTGTCCCAGGTCTTCGCCATGTCTTTACAGGTGATGTCGTTCTTTATGGTGGTGATCGAACAATCTTTACCTATCTGAAACATCTGACGGAATTCCCGATCTCTCTGGTGGTCGGTTGCTGGGCTCCCTGGTCACTGTTACTGATCAATTTGTGCTCGAAACCATGGCGTCAACGTATGGCGCCTTACCATCAGGTGATGCTGTTTGCCGGTCTCGCTCTGGTCACATCGTTTCCGACAGTCTGGCTGATTACCGGAACCCGCACACGCTTTTTAATGTCTGTCTACCCATTGGCAGCGGTGCTGATCGGTGTGACAATCGAAACGCTCTATCAGTGGGTCAAAGCCTCGAAAGCCGTTGAGCCATCCTTAGCCTCCACGTCATCAAGTCGACAGGATAATCTCAGCGATAATCCTGCGCCGATTCTGCCACTCTCCAGGTTTATCGGCACCTTTGCCATCCTGGCCTGGATTGCTGGTGGGGTGATGGCTGTGCTGACGGTGGCAACAGAGTTCTCGCTGCCATTGGGAAATCTGTCAGTCCCACCTGTGTATGGCGTTTTCCTGATGATGGCTGCGGCACTACTGGGCAGAACCATGTGGGTGTGCCGCTCGACAACCACCGAAGCGAGGTGCATTCAAGGTCTTGCAGCGCTGGGATTGTTCGTGGGTGGAACATTCGTGACGGCTGTAGTCGACGATTACACACGCCGGAGTTCGCGTATCGATCTGGCAGTCGAGAAGCTACTTAAGGATCTGCCCGAGGGAGCGGAACTTGTCAGTTTGGGAGAAGTCCACCACAATTTTGAATACCAGTACTATCGACGCACTGGTCGCTTTATCCGACGGATCGATCCTGTACCTGATCAACCTCGATCCATATCGAGCAGCGTTGAATCAGCAGCAGGTGCGGCTTCGATCAATAAAAATCAGCGATCGATCACTTCCCGTTTCTCGCCTGAGCAACTTTCAGGGCTAACCTATCTCTGCACCTCGTACCCCAGGTATCTGGAGAGCGATTACCTACCAGTCGCCTGTGAGCAAGTTTGCGTTGTGGCTTGTGGTCGTTTTCTTGGTAAAGACCCAGATATGGGAGTTGTGGTGGCGCGTTTGCCAGTCGAGCATCAACTCGCCGAATCACAGAAGAGCACTGACCTATCCGTCGAAACTCCAGAGGGATTGCAACGATCAGGTGCGATCAGCGAACCTGGTACGATTCTGCCAGTCTCAGCGACTCAGGAATCCATCCCCCGGTAG
- a CDS encoding zinc-dependent alcohol dehydrogenase family protein, with translation MHDIDVFEYAPTADKYRLERKHRPVKQLGSHQVRVAVKAVSLNYRDHIALHNLARRQVGGRIPCSDGAGVVAEVGAGVTRWKVGDRVMGSFFATWKEGPFQMAHHQHDLGGTVDGMLGSFVTLDESALVATPGYLSDLEASTLPCAALTAYHALFVRGGLSAGQTVLCLGTGGVSVFALQFAAAAGAQVLITSSSDEKLARAIELGATHTINYRSHAEWQKVVHELTAHRGVDHVVEVGGPGTFDRSMQSVSAGGHIALIGVLTGFGPPTGSLFPLVARNIRLNGIYVGSQEMFNEMNQFLASHQLYPVIDGVFPYDQSPQAFEWLASGHHFGKVVIDLSATH, from the coding sequence ATGCATGACATCGATGTTTTTGAATATGCACCGACGGCAGACAAATACCGCCTGGAGCGTAAGCATCGACCCGTGAAACAACTGGGTTCACATCAGGTGCGAGTGGCTGTCAAAGCGGTCTCTTTGAACTATCGGGATCATATTGCTTTGCACAATCTGGCTCGCCGGCAGGTGGGTGGCCGCATTCCCTGTTCGGATGGCGCGGGTGTTGTGGCAGAAGTGGGCGCAGGAGTCACACGTTGGAAAGTGGGCGATCGTGTGATGGGGAGTTTCTTTGCCACCTGGAAAGAGGGCCCATTCCAGATGGCTCACCACCAGCATGATCTGGGTGGCACTGTGGATGGGATGCTCGGAAGCTTCGTGACGCTGGACGAATCGGCTCTCGTGGCCACTCCCGGGTATCTCTCGGATCTGGAAGCCTCAACGTTACCTTGTGCAGCATTAACGGCCTACCATGCGCTATTTGTGCGGGGTGGGCTATCGGCTGGACAAACAGTCTTGTGCCTGGGAACTGGCGGTGTTTCTGTCTTTGCGTTGCAGTTCGCTGCGGCAGCAGGTGCTCAAGTCCTGATCACTTCCAGCAGTGATGAAAAACTGGCACGTGCCATTGAACTGGGAGCGACTCACACCATCAACTATCGCTCACATGCCGAATGGCAAAAAGTGGTTCATGAGCTGACAGCTCATCGGGGCGTGGATCATGTGGTCGAAGTGGGTGGGCCGGGAACGTTTGATCGCTCGATGCAGTCTGTGTCCGCTGGAGGACATATTGCGTTAATCGGAGTGCTCACGGGGTTTGGGCCACCTACCGGCAGCCTCTTTCCACTCGTGGCCCGTAACATTCGATTAAATGGGATCTATGTCGGCAGCCAGGAAATGTTTAATGAAATGAATCAATTCCTGGCGTCGCACCAACTGTATCCGGTGATTGACGGTGTGTTTCCTTACGATCAATCACCCCAAGCCTTTGAGTGGCTGGCATCCGGCCATCATTTTGGCAAAGTCGTCATCGACCTCTCGGCCACCCACTGA
- a CDS encoding NADH:flavin oxidoreductase/NADH oxidase, with amino-acid sequence MSQLFSPYQLKDVSFRNRIAVSPMCQYSSHDGHADDWHLVHLGARAVGGAGLIVAEATAVSPEGRISPGDAGLWTDSQIEPLARINRFIKAHGAVAGIQIAHAGRKASADLPWQGGGHLVNDHGGWDVIAPSAEAFGDNLTKVPQALSLEEIHQVQGHFVAAAKRAIEAGYQLLELHFAHGYLAHEFWSPLANHRTDQYGGSWENRARFLIETFDAVRAVWPEHLPLIARLSVTDWLDGGVTVDESIELAAVLKKRGLDLLDVSHGFVTPDISHVPWGPGFMVPIAEKIRRAAEIPVAVGWMITEAQQAEAIIAKGQADFIMLARASLANPHWPYVAARELDVERPMNVLPIQYSSALRR; translated from the coding sequence ATGAGTCAGTTATTCAGCCCTTATCAACTGAAGGATGTCAGTTTCCGAAATCGCATTGCGGTCTCCCCGATGTGTCAGTACTCATCTCATGATGGACATGCGGATGACTGGCATCTGGTGCATCTTGGTGCGCGGGCGGTGGGTGGTGCCGGTCTGATTGTGGCTGAGGCGACGGCGGTTTCACCCGAGGGTCGAATTTCTCCGGGTGATGCGGGCTTATGGACAGATTCGCAAATTGAACCGCTGGCTCGTATCAATCGATTCATTAAAGCGCATGGTGCTGTTGCCGGGATACAGATTGCCCATGCAGGGCGAAAAGCCAGCGCTGATCTTCCCTGGCAGGGTGGTGGGCATCTTGTGAATGATCATGGTGGCTGGGATGTGATCGCTCCATCTGCAGAAGCCTTCGGAGACAATCTGACAAAAGTTCCCCAGGCGCTATCGCTCGAGGAAATCCATCAGGTGCAGGGACACTTTGTGGCCGCTGCCAAACGAGCGATCGAGGCCGGTTATCAACTTCTCGAACTTCATTTTGCCCATGGTTACCTGGCTCATGAATTCTGGTCACCACTCGCGAATCATCGGACGGATCAATACGGCGGCTCATGGGAAAATCGAGCCCGCTTTTTAATTGAAACTTTTGATGCCGTTCGCGCCGTATGGCCCGAGCATCTCCCTTTGATTGCGAGACTTTCTGTCACCGACTGGCTGGATGGTGGTGTGACGGTGGATGAATCGATTGAACTGGCTGCTGTATTGAAAAAGCGAGGACTCGACCTGCTTGATGTCAGCCATGGGTTTGTGACACCAGATATCTCACATGTTCCGTGGGGGCCAGGCTTTATGGTGCCGATTGCCGAAAAGATTCGGCGAGCTGCCGAGATTCCTGTGGCTGTGGGCTGGATGATTACCGAAGCGCAGCAGGCGGAAGCGATCATCGCCAAGGGCCAGGCTGATTTTATCATGCTGGCAAGAGCTTCATTGGCAAACCCTCACTGGCCTTATGTGGCTGCCCGGGAACTGGATGTCGAGCGCCCCATGAATGTGTTGCCCATCCAGTACTCCAGCGCATTGAGAAGATAA